The Sciurus carolinensis chromosome 5, mSciCar1.2, whole genome shotgun sequence genome segment CAGGTTACATGTGGGAAAATAGTTATAAGGTAAAAAACAAATGAGTACAATTAATGTAAAAAGATATATGCTATTCaattgtttttgacttttttttataaacaaaattcacattttatttagattgatataaactatacaaaatttattttcttcaccaaAAATATAACCgcaatattttctatattatttctaGATAAACcgcaaaacatttattttgtaggtTTTCCAGGTTTTGCTTATAAATCAAGATGAGGCAGTATagtcatggaaaaagaaaacagacaagttGCGCCTATCAACAGCCTCTGACTCTGTCTTGACCATGAAGCAGAAGTGTTCAACATTTACCTGCTAAAATGAAGGTGTAGGCTTATGAAGATGTAGGCTCAACAAAGGAAGGTAAACAGCCACAACCAGATGTGGAACAATGGCGGGCTCTCCACTCAAACTGTAACTTGTTCTTTAAGTTCACTTGATAAAGATAAAATCTATACTGAAATCTGTTTGGTGAGCTCACAACTCTCTGGTTAATTCCCTTAAGTGTCCATTACAGATTTTAACACACTTAAAACTAATAGTCAAAGGTCAACAGTAGCCTTCATTGTAACATTTCATAAGATGCATTCTCTTCTTATATCtcctcaaaatttatttcttcaaaattgatAACAATACCTGGCAATGGATCCACggtaataatacattttatatctaaaaGACTTAACTAAAACAATTCCAGAGTGCTACTGGCAGAGGTCACACAGAGGTGAAATGTGGTACTTCCAATGCTGTCTTCTGGAAGAGCAGACAAGTTTTCAAAGCATGAGAGCTCAAACAAGTGCCATGTATATAGGCAGATTACCAATGACTAATGTATTCATGAAAGGCCTGTAGGCAGATattcagtgattaagtgaccTACATACACCTTACGGCTTTTCTTCCAAATATCAAATGTAAGAGAAagcccattttaaaaatcttttaggtATTTTCAACAGTTTCTGAATTATCTGTAGGAAGCTCTGACTTAGTTGTATATAGTTTGATATATGTGTCTGCCATTAAATCCAGATCATGTTTTATATCAAAGTTTATGTTAAGCAAAGCCAAGTTACTTGACCTTTGGTCTGTCAAAGTGTTCCTTAAGTATGCTTTGAGACGCTTTCGTCCATTTTCATAGCGTTCATTCTCAACCTTCATCACAGGAAGAATACACAGGACCTTCAGCAAGGCATATACATTAGGAAAAAACTTGATATCAGGCAGATGGAGGGCTTCATAAATGGTGGATAGAAGCTCTATATCTTTCCCTCTGTGTTTCCATTTGATTCTCCAACAGTGAAGTTCAGCTGAAAGTGTGTCAGGATTAGGCAAGTCACTTCTGTACATGTCAGCATGGTGCTCCTCTGATGTATTGAATTTGAGCTGTCTCATGACTGAGGGTACCAGAGATAAGCATTTAAGAGCTTTGAGGTGCTGTTCTGAAAATATATCTTTAAGTTCCTGAATGATGTGCTCCACTGTTGGAACACTGAGGGTTTCTTTACAGTAACTTTCAGAGGTTAGCTGCTGAGCCCTACGAAATTTCCCAGGGAGTTTCATTTGGATATCAAGTTTGGTTGCCAAATTTGTTGCTTCCTCAAACCAAAAACTCATGATAAACTTCAATATTTTCCATTACTTCATTGAGTGAATGCAGCACTGTGGTCAAGCTACTGGCAGCAAAGAAGACATCAGAAGTTTGTCCCTGGAGATTTTTCCCAAAGGCTCTTGTAATagataagacatttttaagaacaACAATGGTAACAATGAAATCAAAATCTGTTACTGCACTACAGAGTACAAATGCTCCACCAGTTATACAGTTATTCCATCTAATATTTGTGTCACTATTTATACCATCTAAACATAAAACAAGTGCTTACAGGAGATCCACTAAAATTTCAAAAGTGTCATGCCTGCCTGTCCAGAGAGAATGGCAAATTTCCTTCAGTTCTTTACCCCTTTCTTCACTgtttgaaaaagaacagaaattacatTGTCAAGTTCTAATAACAGTTGTGGTGATCgagggaaaaaaaaccaaacttccTCAATTGTTCCTAATGCAACAGATACCCCCATCACAGGCACTGATTTTGCCAACCACATGTTTAAGGCACAGGAAGAGCAAAGTGTGTAGATAGCTTGGGGATATTTCTCTAAAAGTCTAGAAGCAACAACTTTCATTTTGGAAGGGAATCCACTAGACACGATGTAAGCCTGGCCACGACAATACTCCATATTTAGTCTCCACTTCTCAGTTATTGTAGTGTGAAATTTCACAGCCAAAATTTCTGCATCAGCTTCATAAGGCAGGAAGCCCACAAATTCCTCTCTCAGGTTATGAGATTCATCTACAAAACTCACCAAAACAGGAAGGTGCTCTTCCCCTGCTATGTCCACCACATCGTCAGTGATAATGGAAAAGAAGTGTGAGTCTCTCACTTCCCTGAGGGTTTCTTCCCGAATGCAGCTCTCGCAGATCTCTAGCATCtgtttctgctgtgtttttgAACAGAACAATGTGTTAACTGCTGTGGTCTCAAAGCATTTTCTCAGGACCTCTTCACCAGAATTTATCAGGCACTCTAACAGGGCCTGAAAGTTATCAGGAGTGAAGAGACCTTCTGGGATTTCATCAGCCTCATGTCCATCCAGAGGTATGTTTTGTTTTCCCATAagaatcaaaatttcaaataaagacttttaagtattctttgttttccttctcttcaagGGTTAAAGGTAAACTATCCTCATCCTGTTCATCAGTCCCTTCTTCTGCACTGGGTGATAATTGCTGAAcattgctgttgtttgtttctttgtgtttttgttcctGTTCAgaagtttcatcaatttttttctgtttcagtgtCCTGATTTCATCTTCACTCAATTCTTTTATTCGTTTTCTGTGTCTACTATGTGGATTGTTCAAAGGACTGGTAAGATCAAATATTGTTGGTATTGCATTATCTCGAAGAACTGTCCTATAAGGACTCTCCCAATGACTTCACAAGTATCTGCTTCaattaattttgagaaataaaataacccaatcattctttagttttctgaTGCCTCTGCAAAATGAATAGTTCTACAAATCATAGAGGTCTCGAAGTGTTTGGCACATAATCGATAATGTTTATTGAGTTGATCAGGTGTTTTATATTCCAGGTCAGTTCTACAAGTCTTGACCCACTTCTGGCATCTGGCGGGATCCCGTGGGAACCTGAAGAAGGCCAGGTCGGACTGCGTGCTCTTCCGCGTGCAGTTGGAGGCAGCGCAAAAGTTTGGCATCGGCATCGTTGCCCGCCTGCCGGCCGGCCCAGCACTACCCTCCCCGCCTCCTCAGGGCAGCCGCCCGCCCGTCGGGGCCGGGGAGGGGAGCCAGGCCGGCTGGCCGGCTCGGCAGGGCTGGCGCGTGGGGAGGGGCGGGCGCGCTAGAAGCCACGAGGGGCAGGAGGGGCGCGCGGTCCGAGGccgggctggggacgtggctccaCAGTGCTGTGAGCGGCCGGGAGGATTTACCGCCGCCGGCGCCGCCGCTGGTGCACCTCCCGCCCGCCCGGGACGCTGCCACCTCCTTCCCATAATGCACCCTGGCGCCCGGGGGTGCCCTCTCTTCCCTCAGCCTTCCTCCCCCGCCCTCCTTTCCGCCGACTTCCCTGCAGCCGGACACAGTTCTTgactctttttaattaaaaaaaaattgcagtcatatatgaacagcatgcctttatttatgtttctaaaGATTGAaccccagtgcctcccatgtactaggcaagcagtctgccactgagctgtaggCCCagccctgttcttttttttttttcttcctttttttctttttctttttgcttttcctcCCCCTGTTTTGTGTTtcgtttttaaaaactcagtaagCAGGTTCCTAGACGGTGACAGGAGCAGTGTCCCTCCAGGGCCAGGCGGCAACCCAGGGGATGTGAGGACACAGATgttcctggggcaggaggggccgAAGGGCGGGCACAGATGAGAATGGCAGGCGGCCAGACGCGGGCACCCGGTGGCCATCACACAGCAGTGTGCGTGGGTGTGCTGGGCTGGTACAGACACAGGGTCCTGCACAGCCAGCCAACGAAATCCACTTCTTAGGCCTCTGAGAGTTTGATGAAGGTGTGGCCCACGAGCATCTTCAGATTTTCGCGTTCTGCTGGGTTCTTAATGAGGTATTTGAGCACGAGCACGAACTCCTGGAACTGTGGGCTGAACACACAACTGGGCAGCTTGGGAGGTGGCTCATTGACAATGCAGTCCAGTTGCTCGAAGATGGCCATGGCCGGCCGGCTGTTCATCCCGTGACCACTGATGGGGCACCCGGGGGGTCGAGGCCCGGGTGAGATGCTGTGGGGCTCTCCTTCTGCACCATGGACCACAGGCCTGTGGAAGATGGCCTCCAACTCCTTGGCAtcgggcggggggggggggggacgcGGGGGCGGGGATGGAGTACCTTCCCATGGCCAGCTCCACCAGTTCAGGCCCATGCTCCAGAAATCCGACTGCACCGAGTAGTGTGTGCCCTGCAACCGCTCTGGAGACACATAGGACCGGGTTCCCACAAAGGAGTTGGCCATGGAGTCAGTGAGCTGCCCTCtcaccccaaagtcacacagcttgcTCTCCCCTCTGGAGCTGACCAGGATATTGGAGGGTTTCACGTCTCCGTGCCTGATCTGATGCTTTTCTAGAAGGTATGCCAGGCCCCGGAGAACCGCAATGCTGACCTTCCCCAGGATCTCTTCAGGAATCTGCTTGGCTTCCTTCAACACCTGTCCAGGGGGCCACCATCCACGTGCTCCGTGCAGATGCTGATCTCCCCGTCGCTGTAGAAGGCCCCATAGAAGCCCACGACGTACAGGAGTTGCACTCAGGACCTGGAGCTCACGGATGATCTGGTTCCGGATGGCTGGCTTGATCTCCAGGTGGATCATCTTTCTGGCCATGGTGAGGCCCGATGGCCTGTGGCCTGTGCTGGACCTTGGTGACCATGCCGCCATTGCCGGCTCCCAGCTGGGAGAGCCTCTCGAAGTCTTCGTCCTTGAGCTCACCAGCTTTGGCCTTCTGGGTGAGGAAGGCCTCCAGCTGCTTCTTCTGCTGCTCGTCTAGCTCcagcttctccagtttcttcTGCAGGTCCACCAGGTTTGCCTAGGAGGCACCCTCCCTGGTGTGGGACGGGCCCTCGGCGATGGCGGGGTTGATGGTGAGCACCGGCAGCACCGGCTTCCTCCCGGCCAGCATCGGGGCTCCGCGGGCCGCGGCGCCTCAGCCAGGCCATAGGGGGCGGGCCGCGAGCAGGCGGTGCCTACGGGAGTTGGGGTTGCGGCCGTGGCTTAGGCCGGCGCCCGGCGGCAAGGCAGAGGGAGTTGGGGACCAGGGCCGGGGCGCCTGGGGTGACCGGGCTGCCGCCACCGAGGCCCCAGCAGGCTGACGCTGCAGCCTGCAGCGGGACCCGGGAGGTCGCCCAGCCCAGTTCTTCACgcttaaaaaaatgtaaatattagctTTGACAATTGTGCTGAACTTATTATaaatacacacactttttttaaCTGACAAGGGATAGAATTCtgcatattttcctttcttacttttctttttcttcttttttggctttagtttatattttagaaggaaaatcttttttgttttctttcccagaaacacgaacaaaatccatttttaaaatggtcatttatgatttttttttgaggaatataaAGTATATGATGCATAACCTCTTTTATTCTCAGGCATGTTCTATTATTGTTGACTTATTAAAAGTAGCATTGTGAAGCTGGATCACAGAGTTGCATATCAGTTTCCAGGTTAGCATTAATAACTCTGAGAAGCTTGTGCTATACTAGCTTAATAATATATTAGTTGGTCTTCACCTTTATCAGGGAATGGTTCCATAACAGGGGCACAGCATTAAACGTAAACATAAGGTCCAGTTGGCTGAGGCTTGGGGTTGTGTTTTCTTCTGTATGCCTTAACTTATTAGGTGGAACAGCATGTGTCTCCCCAATTAtctctaaaaatgaaaacaacaggaTTAGTGGTTTAAACAATTTGacggtgctgtattttatcctgAGTTCACCGCCTGAGGCAGAGATAGAGGTGACAGCATTCTGTTAAACATAACTTCTTCCCTTATCAGCTGATTTATGAATTGTGAATAAATGGACCTCTCCAAAATAACCTGTACTCTCTCTTCCCTGTACAGGCTGCCTATTCATGTATTTATGCAGTGCCTAAAACCATAGTCTGAAAACTCCTTGACAAGTATatcatttagttatttaaaagCAGAAGCATAGATAACCTTTTTATTTGGTGTAAGCATTAACCTGAGTGTTCAGATTTCAAAACATAATGAAGGTATTACTAAATCATCTCCCTAAGATGTGATGTTGTGCTTCAGCCTGAGCTGCAGACATAGATGCTTCCAGGATCTGGAAAACTCACTAGATtttagaaaagattattttgacatctacttttaaaataatcattctaCTTTATATTCTTTAAAGAGGTGTATGTTATGCTTCTGTTCTTAATGGAGTTGTCACCTATACAAGAGGACTTATATTgtcttctgtcttcttcaattttattttcatcattctgGGATTTTGCTTGCATAGTTATGTCACCGTGCTGGTTTGGGTTATTcctatgtataatttttcttctattgtggGTGAAGCTATACAGATTTCATTctcatttgggttgtttttattgtatagatgtattagttatatttttatattgattttgttttcagttactttactaaaattttatctcatcTTAAATTCTTCTTGGGGCGCCTTTAGGATTTTCTCAAAGAGGATCAGATATTCTGTAAAGAGGGataatttggtttcttatttttatttcctttccttgtgTAATTGCTTTCACTAAAACTCCAGATTCTATTTTGGGCAGGAATGATGAGCATGCacatctttttcatgtttgtttttagaggaagttctttcaatttttcatcaTTCAGTATGCCATTAGATTTGGATTTGGCATACATTGCCTTTGTAATACTATAGCAAGATCCTGCTGTCCCTAGTTTCTTAAGACTTTTCTAATGAAGGACTCttgaattttttcaaagatttttttctacatttattgagAAGATCATGAGATTTTTTGTCTATGTTTCTCTTTGTGGTGAACTGCATTTATTGAATTGCAtttgttgaaccatccttgaTTTTTGGAATTAAACCAATTATATGATGTTGTATGATCATTTAAATGTGTTGTTCAAAATTGCTTTCAAGTATTTCATTAGGGTTTTTGCAAATATGTTCAAGAacattattaaataagtttctttgttagttttttcTTGTGCAGTTTTCCTATAAGGATGACATTGGTCTCATAGAATGTGTATGccaatttcctcccttttctatcCCATGTAGTGTTTGAGAAGCATCAGTGTTAGTTCTTGTTTGATGGTTTGGTAAAATTCCACCATGAATGTGTCTGTAtcttggcttttgtttttggaatGCTTTTCATTAGTTCTTAAATATAGTGGCATGCTATTGTTGTGTTTAGATTTCCTGTATCTCTTGATTCAATTTGTAGGTCATacctttctagaaatttatccattccctctatattttctaatttttataacgTAAGTCATCCTGATGGGCCCCTGGATTTCCCACTTATTGGCATTGCACTTTTCAAAACAGTCCTTAAtggtcctctggatttcagaaatgtgtCTATTATAAGATTCACTTCTTTTATGTGTAAATTTAAGGATTTGTATCTTCTCTGACTTTACCTTAATTTGATTCAGGGTTTATtgatcttgtttatcttttcaaagacccaactctttgttttatttttcctttgtattattcaataattttccatttaattaacTTTAGCACTAATACTTATcgtttcttctttcttctgaatttgGAGTTGAATTGTTCTTGTTTCCCTAAGACCTGTAGAAACATCTATAGTTATTTAGTTAAGATCCCTCTGATTTTTTAAGGTATGTAgccatatttataaatttctttcttagcaCTGCTTTCGTTGTATCCCAGAGATACTGGGATGTTTCTCTTTTCAATTgattctttgttgattttttgtctGGATGACATAGCAATTGGTGATAGTGTATATTGAAGTGATCCACCCTGATTTACTGGGGCCCATCTGTTGCTTTActttgagtagtttttgtttcatGAAATGTGGACACTGATGTTCAGGGCAAAATATTTACAGCCATTAAAACTTCTTGTTGGAGTATTCCTTCTGCCTTTTATATGTAGggattttctttgtcatttctgaCTCATGGTGGTTTGAAGTCTTTTGGCAAATATAAGAGAGATATTGCTTCTTGCATTTGgcttccatttgtatgaaatggaaataccattttccttcctttgattCTGCGAGTTTCTTTGAATGTGATGGGTGTTTCCTGCATTCAACATGTAGTAGGGTCttgagatttttcatttcatgttccAATTAATGTCTTCTTATTGAGAAAGGAAGCCCATTTACATTCACTATGAATGCTAAAGAGGTatgaatttcttcatttcatttgttcttttttataattggATTTCCtcataatttacatttccttaCCTACTctagtgagatttattctttGACATGCTCTGTGTCTGATTTTTATCTTCTTATCTACGTAGGATTGTTTTGATTACCTTCAGTAGTGCTGCCTTAGTGGCCttgaatttttttagtttcctCTCATGCACGTGACTT includes the following:
- the LOC124985150 gene encoding LOW QUALITY PROTEIN: 52 kDa repressor of the inhibitor of the protein kinase-like (The sequence of the model RefSeq protein was modified relative to this genomic sequence to represent the inferred CDS: inserted 1 base in 1 codon; deleted 2 bases in 2 codons; substituted 1 base at 1 genomic stop codon) — encoded protein: MPMPNFCAASNCTRKSTQSDLAFFRFPRDPARCQKWVKTCRTDLEYKTPDQLNKHYRLCAKHFETSMICRTSPYRTVLRDNAIPTIFDLTSPLNNPHSRHRKRIKELSEDEIRTLKQKKIDETSEQEQKHKETNNSNVQQLSPSAEEGTDEQDEDSLPLTLEEKENKEYLKSLFEILILMGKQNIPLDGHEADEIPEGLFTPDNFQALLECLINSGEEVLRKCFETTAVNTLFCSKTQQKQMLEICESCIREETLREVRDSHFFSIITDDVVDIAGEEHLPVLVSFVDESHNLREEFVGFLPYEADAEILAVKFHTTITEKWRLNMEYCRGQAYIVSSGFPSKMKVVASRLLEKYPQAIYTLCSSCALNMWLAKSVPVMGVSVALGTIEEVWFFFPRSPQLLLELDNVISVLFXNSEERGKELKEICHSLWTGRHDTFEILVDLLXALVLCLDGINSDTNIRWNNCITGGAFVLCSAVTDFDFIVTIVVLKNVLSITRAFGKNLQGQTSDVFFAASSLTTVLHSLNEVMENIEVYHEFWFEEATNLATKLDIQMKLPGKFRRAQQLTSESYCKETLSVPTVEHIIQELKDIFSEQHLKALKCLSLVPSVMRQLKFNTSEEHHADMYRSDLPNPDTLSAELHCWRIKWKHRGKDIELLSTIYEALHLPDIKFFPNVYALLKVLCILPVMKVENERYENGRKRLKAYLRNTLTDQRSSNLALLNINFDIKHDLDLMADTYIKLYTTKSELPTDNSETVENT